A DNA window from Camelina sativa cultivar DH55 chromosome 17, Cs, whole genome shotgun sequence contains the following coding sequences:
- the LOC104758617 gene encoding probable 2-oxoglutarate-dependent dioxygenase AOP1, with amino-acid sequence MGSESPLLPLCLPVIDFSNEYLKPGEPEWDLTRADVQKALQDYGCFEASFKRIPTELRKLVFETLEELFDLPLQTKLRNVSKKPFHGYVGQYPMVPLYESMGIEDPDVAERVNAFTKPLWPQGNNSFSTRIHTFAKKLSDLDITIRRMIMESFGLDKYIEEHLHSTNYLLRVMKYKGPDTKETKLGLNAHTDKNIVTILYQNHVEGLEVQTKDNNWIKVKPSKDSFIVMIGDSLHAMLNGRLHSPNHRVMMTGTETRYSLGLFSIPKAEHIISSPEELVGEEHPRLFKPFDHVEFLQFYYTQAGQRSQSALKTYCGM; translated from the exons ATGGGTTCTGAAAGTCCTCTTCTGCCTCTTTGTCTTCCGGTCATCGATTTCTCAAATGAATACCTGAAACCAGGAGAGCCCGAATGGGACTTAACCAGAGCTGATGTCCAGAAAGCTCTGCAAGACTATGGCTGTTTTGAGGCCTCTTTCAAAAGAATCCCTACTGAGCTACGAAAATTAGTTTTCGAGACCTTGGAAGAGCTTTTCGACTTACCTTTACAGACCAAACTGAGAAACGTTTCCAAGAAACCGTTCCATGGATATGTTGGTCAATACCCAATGGTGCCATTGTACGAGAGCATGGGCATTGAGGATCCTGATGTTGCAGAGAGAGTCAACGCCTTTACTAAACCGCTATGGCCTCAAGGCAACAACAGCTTCAG CACAAGGATCCATACTTTTGCTAAGAAGTTATCCGACCTGGACATAACTATCAGAAGAATGATCATGGAGAGCTTCGGACTCGACAAATACATAGAAGAACATCTTCACTCCACGAATTACCTCCTGCGAGTTATGAAGTATAAAGGACCTGATACAAAGGAGACCAAACTGGGACTAAACGCTCATACCGATAAAAACATCGTCACTATACTTTACCAGAACCATGTTGAGGGTCTAGAGGTGCAGACCAAAGACAACAACTGGATCAAAGTGAAGCCATCAAAAGACTCTTTCATTGTCATGATTGGAGATTCCCTCCAT GCAATGCTGAATGGTCGATTACACTCTCCTAATCACCGTGTCATGATGACTGGAACAGAGACAAGATACTCACTCGGACTATTCTCCATACCAAAAGCAGAACATATCATAAGTTCACCAGAGGAGCTAGTGGGCGAAGAGCATCCTCGACTGTTTAAGCCCTTTGACCATGTGGAATTCCTTCAGTTCTACTATACACAAGCTGGACAAAGATCTCAATCTGCTCTCAAAACTTACTGTGGaatgtaa
- the LOC109130206 gene encoding uncharacterized protein LOC109130206, with the protein MSSVGTSKGILEIAKFGVYVAVPIVLMYTFANNSTNINRFMGDRSYVVYPKEAPLPPSPKELREMAKELARNNKNLY; encoded by the coding sequence ATGTCATCAGTAGGAACATCGAAGGGGATTCTTGAAATCGCTAAGTTCGGTGTTTACGTCGCAGTACCAATCGTACTAATGTATACATTCGCCAACAACAGCACCAACATCAATAGATTCATGGGCGATCGTTCGTACGTTGTTTATCCTAAAGAAGCTCCTCTCCCTCCTTCACCTAAAGAGCTAAGAGAGATGGCTAAAGAACTTGCCCGCAACAACAAGAACTTGTATTAG